A portion of the Paenibacillus marchantiae genome contains these proteins:
- the ymfI gene encoding elongation factor P 5-aminopentanone reductase: protein MERGTGQLKPIGEMTVLVTGASGGIGAAIAERFAKVGMNVVIHYMKSHEAANEAARRCMEQGSGKVMTVSADLRSREQIERMREKLESHGLMPDILVNNAGISHYGMLADVTEEIWDEVMAINLKGTFLCTQEMMPHMISQRYGRIINVSSIWGLSGASCEVLYSTTKGGVNAFTKALAKELAPSGVTVNAVAPGAVQTSMLNHLDQDELKMLEEEIPAGRLAQPDEISSLVYFLALPESGYINGQIISPNGGWLT from the coding sequence ATGGAGAGGGGAACAGGACAATTGAAGCCAATTGGAGAAATGACGGTACTTGTAACGGGCGCGAGCGGAGGCATTGGAGCGGCCATCGCAGAGCGTTTTGCCAAGGTGGGCATGAATGTAGTGATTCACTATATGAAATCGCATGAAGCAGCTAATGAAGCTGCGAGAAGGTGCATGGAACAAGGCAGTGGTAAAGTTATGACGGTGTCTGCTGATCTTCGCAGTCGGGAGCAAATTGAACGTATGCGTGAGAAGCTGGAATCACATGGGCTGATGCCGGATATTCTGGTGAACAATGCAGGGATATCTCATTATGGAATGCTGGCCGATGTTACGGAAGAAATCTGGGATGAAGTGATGGCGATCAACCTGAAAGGCACGTTCTTGTGTACACAGGAAATGATGCCTCACATGATCTCCCAAAGATACGGTCGAATCATTAACGTTTCGTCTATCTGGGGACTGTCGGGTGCCTCTTGTGAGGTGTTGTATTCTACAACCAAAGGTGGTGTAAATGCATTCACCAAAGCTCTCGCCAAAGAGTTGGCTCCATCTGGCGTAACGGTGAATGCTGTAGCTCCAGGCGCGGTTCAAACATCCATGTTGAACCATCTGGATCAGGATGAACTAAAAATGCTGGAAGAGGAAATTCCGGCAGGAAGACTCGCCCAGCCAGATGAAATCTCCTCACTGGTCTACTTCCTTGCACTTCCCGAGTCCGGCTATATTAATGGGCAGATTATAAGTCCAAATGGTGGCTGGCTCACGTAA
- a CDS encoding DUF3243 domain-containing protein → MSTEKTVLTSFDTWKKFLGDRVQQAEKMGMNEETINKLAYEIGDFLDEKVDPANPSNRALKELWEVGDEDERRTIACLMVKLAKQNA, encoded by the coding sequence ATGTCAACAGAAAAAACGGTGCTCACGAGTTTTGACACTTGGAAGAAGTTTTTGGGTGACCGCGTACAGCAAGCAGAGAAGATGGGAATGAATGAAGAAACCATCAACAAACTTGCGTATGAAATCGGTGACTTCCTGGATGAGAAAGTAGATCCGGCGAACCCTTCCAACCGGGCATTGAAAGAACTATGGGAAGTCGGCGACGAGGATGAACGTCGTACGATTGCGTGCCTGATGGTCAAATTGGCCAAACAAAACGCATAA
- a CDS encoding DUF3388 domain-containing protein has translation MESKQWYMEYKIHKNRPGLLGDIASMLGMLEVNILTINGVEGKTRGMLLESDDDEKIRLLGEMLGKVNSITVSALRQPKLVDILAVRHGRYIDRDSDDRKTFRFTRDELGLLVDFLGEVFKREGNQVIGLRGMPRVGKTESIIAGSVCAMKRWTFVSSTLLRQTIRSQMSEDELNPNNVFIIDGIVSTIRSSERHYNLLQDIMTMPSTKVIEHPDIFVQESEYDFNDFDIIIELRNNPNEEIIYDTFTASYTDEL, from the coding sequence ATGGAATCTAAACAATGGTATATGGAGTATAAAATACATAAGAACAGACCTGGCCTTTTAGGGGATATTGCCTCTATGCTGGGGATGCTTGAAGTAAATATATTGACCATCAACGGTGTAGAAGGCAAAACCCGGGGGATGCTGCTGGAATCGGACGATGACGAGAAGATCCGTCTGCTGGGTGAAATGCTTGGCAAAGTGAACAGCATAACTGTGTCTGCTTTGCGTCAACCGAAACTGGTAGATATTCTGGCTGTGCGTCATGGTCGTTATATTGATCGTGATTCGGATGATCGCAAAACATTTCGTTTTACGCGGGACGAACTTGGGTTACTTGTGGACTTTTTGGGTGAAGTATTTAAGAGGGAAGGCAATCAAGTCATTGGTTTGCGTGGAATGCCGCGTGTAGGTAAAACAGAATCCATTATTGCAGGCAGCGTATGTGCGATGAAGCGCTGGACGTTTGTTTCCTCCACACTTCTTCGTCAGACCATAAGAAGCCAGATGTCCGAGGACGAATTGAATCCAAACAATGTGTTTATCATTGACGGAATTGTCAGTACGATTCGTTCAAGCGAACGGCATTATAATCTGTTACAGGACATCATGACGATGCCAAGCACCAAGGTTATTGAACATCCGGATATTTTTGTGCAGGAGTCTGAATATGATTTTAATGATTTTGACATTATTATTGAACTGCGCAACAATCCGAATGAAGAAATTATTTATGATACGTTTACGGCCAGCTACACCGACGAACTGTAA